Proteins encoded by one window of Chryseobacterium sp. POL2:
- a CDS encoding phosphatidylinositol-specific phospholipase C translates to MKINKIYFLLLFSILPLLSFHTTDKKITTTPQANNWMSFFGDNRPLHFISIPGTHDSGALHDGNTLGFTTYAKTQDYSIADQLNFGIRYLDIRCNYKDGEFKIYHGSVDQKQDFDDVLKTCRSFLAANPSETIIMSVKQEKSNITNNTYSQRFYQYTQAYPNLFYLGNKIPNLGKVRGKIVLVRRFISGDNFGINTYSNWPDNAIADVTNADKVNYYFQDVYKVQSNTTKFNQIKEVNDLSKKEQSMSRDNRKFYFNFTSGQLQGSSGNKIKNVSNVINPKILDYYAESENQNNYLGMVIVDFATANLARTIYMTNFNQ, encoded by the coding sequence ACAGGCTAATAACTGGATGAGTTTTTTTGGAGATAACAGACCTTTACATTTTATTTCTATACCTGGCACCCATGATTCTGGCGCACTCCATGATGGCAACACTTTGGGATTTACCACGTATGCGAAAACCCAAGACTACTCCATCGCAGACCAGCTCAATTTTGGTATTCGGTATTTAGATATTAGATGTAATTATAAAGATGGCGAGTTTAAAATATACCATGGCTCTGTGGACCAAAAACAAGATTTTGATGATGTGCTAAAGACATGTCGATCTTTTCTTGCCGCTAATCCATCAGAAACGATCATTATGAGTGTTAAACAAGAAAAATCAAACATTACTAACAATACCTACTCACAGCGCTTCTATCAATATACACAAGCTTATCCTAATTTGTTTTATCTGGGCAATAAGATTCCGAATTTGGGGAAAGTAAGGGGGAAAATTGTTCTGGTAAGACGCTTTATATCAGGAGATAATTTTGGAATCAATACTTATTCTAATTGGCCAGATAATGCAATAGCCGACGTGACCAACGCCGACAAAGTGAATTACTATTTTCAAGATGTCTATAAAGTGCAATCTAATACTACTAAATTTAATCAGATAAAAGAAGTTAACGACCTCAGTAAAAAAGAACAAAGCATGAGCAGAGACAATAGAAAATTCTATTTTAACTTTACCAGTGGACAATTGCAAGGTTCTTCGGGAAACAAAATAAAAAATGTCTCCAACGTTATCAATCCAAAAATACTTGACTATTATGCCGAAAGTGAAAATCAAAACAATTACTTAGGAATGGTCATTGTCGATTTTGCAACAGCCAATTTGGCCAGAACAATTTATATGACAAATTTTAATCAATAG
- a CDS encoding DUF4403 family protein translates to MKYFFSWLFSLSFLWAFNQNSEVNAIDLPKIPSNISLPIEIPISEIEHLVNQSVTGTIYEDKSFTDNNNDQFKVKVNKQSNIRIKALTNNRLMISVPLQIWAEKGYGTMGVYVYKDTSFNLVMNFISSISTNPDWTLTTSTQSAGFVWKDKPVLDYGKVKIPIASFVESTLKEQQNKFTSVIDTQIKSSFKLQPYLVLAWNQFAKPINISQEYNTWLKITPQKTYLKPIEVFADKIKTNVGLALVSETFVGLVPSASALVKQVPNYISKSDISDDFVLQTTTNISFHQATILAEQQFLNKEIELGSPSRKVKVEAISVFPDKDEIVLEIRTSGYVNGTSTVKGKPAYDEANQKIVLSDTDFNLKTKNVFQKAVTVLFEGKIRKMLEQEYGIPMQDMIASSKESIKESFNKEYFPGLKLAGQVVDLKPSQFILTLTYITAVVDTKAKLQLVISGLNF, encoded by the coding sequence ATGAAGTATTTTTTTAGTTGGTTATTTAGCCTAAGTTTTTTATGGGCTTTTAACCAAAATAGCGAGGTAAATGCGATAGATCTCCCAAAAATTCCTTCCAATATCAGCCTTCCCATTGAGATTCCTATTTCAGAAATTGAACACCTTGTTAACCAATCGGTTACAGGGACTATTTATGAAGACAAATCTTTCACAGATAACAACAACGATCAGTTCAAAGTTAAGGTTAACAAGCAATCAAATATTAGAATAAAAGCTTTGACGAATAATCGGTTGATGATTTCTGTCCCTTTACAGATTTGGGCAGAAAAAGGTTATGGCACAATGGGCGTGTATGTTTACAAAGACACGAGTTTTAATCTGGTGATGAATTTTATTTCCAGCATTTCTACCAATCCAGATTGGACGCTAACAACCTCGACGCAAAGTGCAGGATTTGTGTGGAAAGACAAGCCTGTATTGGATTATGGAAAAGTAAAGATACCCATTGCAAGTTTTGTAGAATCGACTTTAAAGGAACAACAAAACAAATTCACTTCTGTGATAGATACACAAATTAAAAGTTCGTTTAAGCTACAACCTTACTTGGTTTTGGCATGGAATCAATTTGCAAAGCCGATTAACATTTCGCAAGAATATAATACGTGGTTGAAAATAACACCACAAAAAACTTATCTTAAACCTATCGAAGTTTTTGCCGATAAAATAAAAACGAATGTTGGGCTGGCTTTGGTTTCTGAGACTTTTGTTGGGCTAGTACCGTCCGCTTCTGCTTTGGTAAAACAAGTCCCTAATTATATTTCTAAAAGCGACATTTCGGATGATTTTGTGTTGCAGACAACAACGAATATCAGTTTTCACCAGGCCACAATTTTGGCAGAACAACAGTTTTTGAATAAAGAAATAGAACTAGGAAGTCCTTCTAGAAAAGTTAAAGTAGAAGCGATTTCGGTTTTTCCGGATAAAGATGAGATAGTCCTTGAGATCCGGACATCGGGTTATGTCAATGGGACGTCAACTGTCAAAGGAAAACCAGCTTATGATGAAGCGAATCAAAAAATAGTATTATCCGATACCGATTTTAATCTTAAAACCAAAAATGTTTTTCAAAAAGCAGTTACTGTCTTGTTCGAGGGTAAAATTCGAAAAATGCTTGAACAAGAATATGGTATCCCGATGCAGGATATGATTGCGTCTTCTAAAGAAAGTATTAAGGAAAGCTTTAATAAAGAGTATTTTCCAGGTTTGAAATTAGCGGGACAAGTTGTGGATCTGAAACCAAGTCAATTTATCTTAACACTTACCTACATTACCGCTGTGGTTGATACCAAAGCGAAATTACAATTGGTAATTTCTGGACTGAATTTTTAG
- the rplQ gene encoding 50S ribosomal protein L17 — MRHGKKINHLGRTAPHRKAMLSNMACSLIEHKRINTTVAKAKALRTYVEPLLTKAKEDTTHNRRTVFSYLQSKEAVTELFRTVAPKIAERNGGYTRIIKTGFRLGDAADMAMIELVDFNELYNPKAEEKKTTRRSRKPATKKEETAPVAETKVEETPAAETSTEEKTEE; from the coding sequence ATGAGACACGGAAAGAAAATCAATCACTTAGGTAGAACGGCGCCGCACAGAAAAGCAATGCTGTCTAACATGGCTTGTTCCCTAATTGAACATAAAAGAATCAACACTACAGTTGCTAAAGCAAAAGCTTTAAGAACCTATGTTGAACCTCTTCTTACTAAAGCTAAAGAAGATACAACTCATAACAGAAGAACTGTATTCTCTTACCTACAAAGTAAAGAAGCTGTTACAGAACTTTTCAGAACTGTAGCACCAAAAATCGCTGAAAGAAACGGCGGTTATACAAGAATCATCAAAACTGGTTTCAGACTTGGTGATGCAGCAGATATGGCTATGATCGAGTTGGTGGACTTCAACGAGCTTTACAACCCTAAAGCAGAAGAGAAGAAAACAACAAGAAGAAGTAGAAAACCTGCTACTAAAAAAGAGGAAACAGCTCCAGTTGCTGAAACGAAAGTTGAAGAAACGCCAGCTGCAGAAACTTCTACAGAAGAAAAAACTGAAGAATAA
- a CDS encoding DNA-directed RNA polymerase subunit alpha has protein sequence MAILTFIKPDKVILLNSTEFKGQFEFRPLEPGFGLTIGNALRRVLLSSLEGYAISSIKIEGVEHEFSTIPGVIEDVTEIILNLKQLRLKATTENATNEQVNVKISGQEVITAGDLGKGMNNFEVLNHDLVICNVTKDVNFEITFNIEKGRGYVPSEQNKSNNAPIGTIAIDSIFTPIKKVQYSVENYRVEQKTDYEKLVLDIETDGSISPQNALTEASKILIYHFMLFSDERITLETEAVKASIQYDEETLHTRQLLKSKLADMDLSVRALNCLKAAEVETLGELVAFSKSDLMKFRNFGKKSLTELEELVHAKGLNFGFDVAKYKLDADK, from the coding sequence ATGGCAATTTTAACATTTATAAAACCAGATAAAGTAATCCTACTTAATTCTACAGAGTTCAAAGGTCAATTCGAGTTTAGACCTCTTGAGCCAGGATTTGGATTAACAATCGGTAATGCATTGAGAAGAGTTTTGCTTTCTTCTCTGGAAGGATATGCTATTTCATCTATCAAAATAGAAGGCGTAGAGCACGAATTTTCAACTATTCCAGGTGTGATTGAAGATGTTACGGAAATCATACTTAATCTTAAACAACTACGTCTAAAAGCTACAACAGAAAATGCAACTAACGAGCAAGTTAATGTGAAAATTTCTGGACAAGAAGTAATTACTGCTGGTGACTTAGGAAAAGGGATGAACAATTTTGAAGTTCTTAACCATGACCTAGTTATCTGTAATGTTACTAAAGATGTAAACTTTGAGATTACTTTCAATATTGAAAAAGGTAGAGGCTACGTTCCATCGGAACAAAACAAGTCAAACAATGCACCTATCGGTACTATTGCGATTGACTCTATCTTTACCCCAATTAAAAAAGTGCAATATAGTGTTGAAAACTATCGTGTAGAGCAAAAAACAGACTACGAAAAACTTGTTTTGGATATTGAGACAGATGGTTCTATCAGTCCTCAAAACGCATTAACAGAAGCTTCTAAGATCTTGATCTACCACTTCATGTTATTCTCTGATGAGAGAATTACCTTGGAGACAGAAGCGGTTAAAGCATCTATCCAATACGACGAAGAAACACTTCATACAAGACAACTACTTAAGTCAAAATTAGCAGATATGGATCTTTCTGTAAGAGCCCTTAACTGTCTAAAAGCTGCAGAAGTAGAAACGCTTGGAGAACTTGTAGCTTTCAGTAAGTCTGATTTGATGAAATTCAGAAATTTTGGTAAAAAATCTTTAACAGAACTTGAAGAATTGGTTCACGCAAAAGGACTAAATTTCGGGTTTGATGTTGCAAAATATAAGTTAGACGCTGATAAATAA
- the rpsD gene encoding 30S ribosomal protein S4 — translation MARYIGPKTKIARKFGQAIYGDDKNFEKRKNQPPGQHGPNKRRGAKKSEYAIQLAEKQKAKYTYGILERQFANLFEKADRSKGVTGEVLLQLCESRLDNVVYRLGFAKTRSAARQLVSHKHITVNGELVNIPSYLLKAGDVIAVREKSKSLEVVANALASKANYEWLQFNDEKKEGTFVSAPERIQIPEDIKEQLIVELYSK, via the coding sequence ATGGCAAGATATATTGGACCTAAAACTAAAATTGCTAGAAAATTTGGTCAAGCAATTTACGGAGACGATAAAAATTTCGAAAAAAGAAAAAACCAACCTCCTGGACAACACGGACCTAACAAAAGAAGAGGTGCTAAAAAGTCTGAATATGCAATTCAGTTAGCTGAAAAGCAAAAAGCTAAATATACTTACGGTATTTTAGAAAGACAATTTGCTAACCTTTTTGAAAAGGCTGATAGAAGCAAAGGAGTAACAGGTGAAGTTCTTTTACAACTATGTGAGTCTAGACTAGACAACGTTGTGTACAGATTAGGTTTCGCAAAAACGAGATCTGCTGCAAGACAATTAGTTTCTCACAAACATATCACTGTTAATGGTGAGTTGGTAAACATTCCTTCTTATTTATTAAAAGCTGGTGATGTAATTGCTGTAAGAGAAAAATCAAAATCACTAGAAGTAGTAGCTAATGCATTAGCATCAAAAGCAAATTACGAGTGGTTACAATTCAATGACGAGAAGAAAGAAGGTACTTTCGTTTCTGCTCCTGAAAGAATCCAAATTCCGGAAGACATCAAGGAACAGTTAATCGTCGAATTATACTCTAAATAA
- the rpsK gene encoding 30S ribosomal protein S11: MAKQTKVVKKRKVKVEAIGEAHIQASFNNIIISLTNKNGEVISWASAGKMGFRGSKKNTPFAAQMAAENCSQVAYEAGLRRVKVFVKGPGAGRESAIRTIHNSGIEVSEIVDITPMPHNGCRPPKRRRV, from the coding sequence ATGGCAAAACAAACTAAAGTTGTTAAGAAAAGAAAAGTAAAAGTTGAAGCTATTGGTGAGGCGCATATCCAAGCATCTTTCAATAACATCATCATTTCTTTAACAAATAAAAACGGAGAAGTAATCTCTTGGGCATCTGCCGGTAAAATGGGATTCAGAGGTTCTAAAAAGAATACGCCTTTCGCAGCACAAATGGCAGCGGAAAACTGTTCTCAAGTAGCTTACGAAGCTGGTCTTAGAAGAGTTAAGGTATTTGTAAAAGGTCCAGGTGCAGGTAGAGAGTCTGCTATCAGAACTATCCACAACTCAGGTATTGAAGTTAGCGAAATTGTAGATATTACGCCAATGCCGCACAATGGATGTAGACCACCTAAAAGAAGAAGAGTTTAA
- the rpsM gene encoding 30S ribosomal protein S13, which produces MARIAGIDLPKNKRGVIGLTYIYGIGRSTASEILKNAGISEDKKVNEWNDDELAAIRGFISDNIKVEGELRSEVQLNIKRLMDIGCQRGIRHRLGLPLRGQRTKNNSRTRKGKRKTVANKKKASK; this is translated from the coding sequence ATGGCGAGAATTGCAGGTATTGATTTACCAAAGAACAAAAGAGGCGTTATCGGTCTTACTTATATCTACGGTATAGGAAGAAGTACAGCTTCAGAAATTTTGAAGAACGCTGGAATCAGCGAAGACAAGAAAGTCAACGAATGGAATGACGATGAATTGGCTGCCATCAGAGGTTTTATCTCAGACAACATCAAAGTTGAAGGAGAATTACGTTCTGAAGTGCAATTGAACATTAAGCGATTAATGGATATAGGATGCCAACGAGGAATACGTCACAGACTGGGATTACCTTTAAGAGGCCAAAGGACTAAAAATAATTCTAGAACCCGTAAAGGAAAGAGAAAAACTGTTGCTAACAAGAAAAAGGCAAGTAAATAA
- the rpmJ gene encoding 50S ribosomal protein L36 translates to MKVRASIKKRSADCKIVRRKGVLFVINKKNPKFKQRQG, encoded by the coding sequence ATGAAAGTTAGAGCATCTATTAAAAAAAGAAGTGCTGATTGCAAAATTGTACGTAGAAAAGGCGTATTGTTCGTAATCAACAAGAAGAACCCTAAATTTAAACAAAGACAAGGTTAA
- the infA gene encoding translation initiation factor IF-1 encodes MAKQKHIEQDGVIVEALSNAMFRVELENGHVLIAHISGKMRMHYIKLLPGDKVRLEMSPYDLSKGRITFRY; translated from the coding sequence ATGGCAAAACAAAAGCATATAGAACAAGACGGAGTAATTGTTGAGGCGTTGTCCAATGCAATGTTCCGTGTAGAACTTGAAAATGGGCATGTACTTATTGCCCATATTTCTGGTAAGATGAGAATGCATTACATCAAATTGCTTCCCGGAGATAAGGTTAGACTGGAGATGTCTCCATACGACTTGTCAAAAGGAAGGATCACTTTTAGATACTAG
- the secY gene encoding preprotein translocase subunit SecY, translated as MKEFIQTLKNIWNLKELRDKIILTLSLVLVYRFASYISLPAINMAEVGNLLQHYQNQGGNQQGAGLLGLLSSFTGGAFSRASIMALGIMPYISASIIVQLMGMAIPYLQKLQKDGESGRNTLNQITRWLTIAVCLVQAPSYLTSVTQFFLPYGQFQSAYYIDPNSIMFWLPSIVILVAGSVFAMWLGEKITDKGIGNGISILIMVGILADLPTAFIQEFTTQTGKGGFGTIMILVEILFWLLVVLLAIILSVAVRKIPIQYVSRAQARGGVNRNLMQGARQWIPLKVNASGVMPIIFAQALMFVPGLLTKVDESNTFLAGFKNVFSWQYNVLFALLIIIFSFFYTAITIPVNQMADDLKRNGGLIPKVRPGKETADYLDDILSKITLPGAIFLSIFAVLPAIVHGAFVQTDRFALFFGGTSLLIMVGVILDTVQQINTYLLNHHYDGLMQSKLSRSSNDV; from the coding sequence ATGAAAGAATTTATACAAACACTTAAAAACATTTGGAACCTTAAGGAATTGCGCGATAAAATTATATTAACGCTATCCTTAGTCCTAGTGTATAGATTCGCATCTTATATCTCTCTTCCTGCTATTAACATGGCGGAAGTAGGGAACCTTCTACAACATTACCAAAACCAAGGCGGGAACCAACAAGGGGCCGGCCTTTTGGGTTTACTTTCGTCATTTACAGGTGGAGCTTTCTCAAGAGCTTCTATCATGGCATTAGGGATTATGCCTTACATCTCCGCATCGATTATTGTGCAGTTGATGGGTATGGCAATTCCTTATTTGCAAAAATTACAGAAAGACGGTGAAAGTGGTAGAAATACACTAAACCAAATCACGAGATGGTTAACGATAGCAGTATGTTTGGTGCAAGCACCTTCATATTTAACATCGGTGACGCAGTTCTTTTTACCTTACGGACAATTCCAGTCCGCATATTACATTGACCCAAATTCTATCATGTTCTGGCTACCGAGTATTGTTATTCTAGTAGCAGGATCTGTATTTGCAATGTGGTTGGGTGAAAAGATTACTGATAAAGGTATTGGTAACGGTATCTCTATCCTTATCATGGTAGGTATCTTAGCGGATCTTCCAACAGCATTTATCCAAGAGTTTACAACGCAGACGGGTAAAGGTGGTTTTGGAACTATCATGATTCTAGTAGAAATATTGTTCTGGTTATTAGTAGTATTATTAGCTATTATTTTATCAGTTGCAGTAAGAAAGATTCCGATTCAGTATGTGAGTCGTGCGCAGGCAAGAGGTGGTGTTAACAGAAATCTGATGCAAGGTGCCAGACAATGGATTCCATTGAAGGTGAATGCTTCGGGAGTTATGCCAATTATCTTTGCACAAGCATTGATGTTCGTACCAGGATTGTTAACGAAAGTAGATGAGTCTAATACATTTTTGGCAGGCTTCAAAAATGTTTTCAGCTGGCAATACAACGTATTGTTCGCATTATTGATTATCATATTCTCATTCTTTTATACTGCGATTACAATTCCAGTTAATCAGATGGCTGATGATCTAAAACGTAATGGAGGTCTAATTCCTAAGGTAAGACCAGGGAAAGAAACCGCAGATTACTTGGATGATATTTTGTCAAAAATAACCTTGCCAGGTGCGATTTTTTTATCTATCTTTGCAGTCCTTCCGGCAATAGTGCACGGAGCGTTTGTTCAGACAGATAGATTTGCCCTGTTTTTCGGCGGGACATCCTTATTGATTATGGTTGGGGTTATCTTAGATACCGTACAACAAATTAATACATATCTGCTGAACCATCATTATGACGGGTTGATGCAATCTAAATTATCAAGATCATCTAACGACGTATAA
- the rplO gene encoding 50S ribosomal protein L15, whose translation MNLNNIQPASGATHNSKRIGRGQGSGKGGTSTKGHKGQKSRAGYSEKIGFEGGQMPLQRRLPKFGFKNVNRKEYRAINLDSIQTLIDTQSISGEITKDVLVANGLASKNDLIKILGRGELKANVSISANKFTKSAEEAITKAGGKAITL comes from the coding sequence ATGAATTTAAATAACATACAACCAGCATCAGGAGCTACTCACAATTCTAAAAGAATTGGTAGAGGACAAGGAAGTGGAAAAGGTGGTACATCTACTAAAGGTCACAAAGGTCAAAAATCTAGAGCTGGTTATTCTGAGAAGATCGGATTTGAAGGTGGTCAAATGCCTTTACAAAGAAGATTGCCAAAATTTGGTTTTAAAAACGTTAACAGAAAAGAATATAGAGCTATCAACCTAGATAGTATCCAAACTCTTATCGATACACAATCGATCTCTGGTGAGATTACTAAAGATGTATTGGTTGCTAACGGATTAGCTTCTAAAAATGATTTAATCAAAATTTTAGGCAGAGGAGAGCTTAAAGCAAATGTTTCTATCTCTGCTAACAAGTTTACAAAATCTGCAGAAGAAGCTATCACTAAAGCTGGAGGTAAAGCAATCACTCTTTAA
- the rpmD gene encoding 50S ribosomal protein L30 — MAKIKVKQVRSAIGRTKTQKRTLEALGLRKLHQVVEHEATPAILGMVAAVSHLLEVQEEK, encoded by the coding sequence ATGGCAAAGATTAAAGTAAAACAAGTAAGAAGCGCTATTGGTAGAACTAAAACCCAAAAAAGAACGCTAGAAGCTTTAGGATTAAGAAAACTTCACCAAGTAGTTGAACACGAAGCAACACCTGCTATCTTAGGTATGGTTGCTGCAGTTAGCCACTTACTAGAAGTTCAAGAAGAGAAATAA
- the rpsE gene encoding 30S ribosomal protein S5, with protein MLDNIERVKPGGLELKDRLVAVNRVTKVTKGGRAFGFSAIVVVGNEDGVIGYGLGKSKEVASAISKAVEDAKKNLVKVPVINKTIPHQTTARYGGADIFLRPASHGTGLIAGGAVRAVLESAGVQDVLSKSKGSSNPHNVVKATFKALLDIRRPEEIARMRGVSLSKVFNG; from the coding sequence ATGTTAGACAATATAGAAAGAGTAAAACCTGGAGGATTAGAATTAAAAGATCGTCTGGTTGCTGTTAACAGAGTAACTAAAGTAACTAAAGGTGGTAGAGCTTTCGGATTTTCTGCTATCGTGGTTGTTGGTAACGAAGATGGCGTTATTGGTTACGGTTTAGGTAAATCTAAAGAAGTTGCTTCTGCAATCTCTAAAGCTGTTGAGGACGCTAAGAAAAACTTAGTAAAAGTACCTGTTATTAACAAAACGATTCCTCACCAGACTACTGCTAGATATGGTGGTGCTGATATCTTCTTGAGACCAGCTTCTCACGGTACAGGACTTATCGCTGGTGGTGCAGTACGTGCAGTACTAGAATCTGCTGGTGTACAAGACGTATTATCTAAGTCTAAAGGTTCTTCTAACCCACATAATGTTGTAAAGGCAACTTTCAAAGCATTATTGGATATCAGAAGACCAGAAGAAATCGCTAGAATGCGTGGTGTTTCCCTAAGTAAAGTGTTTAACGGTTAA
- the rplR gene encoding 50S ribosomal protein L18 has translation MALTKVEKRNRIKRRVRGKISGSAEKPRLSVYKSNKEIYAQIVDDKEGKTLVFASSREKGVANGTKTEAAAAVGKKIAEKAIAAGIETIVFDRNGFVFHGRIKALADGAREAGLKF, from the coding sequence ATGGCATTAACAAAAGTTGAAAAGAGAAACAGAATCAAAAGAAGAGTTAGAGGTAAGATTTCAGGATCTGCTGAGAAACCAAGATTATCTGTTTATAAGAGTAATAAAGAAATCTACGCTCAAATTGTAGATGATAAAGAGGGTAAAACTTTAGTATTCGCTTCTTCTCGTGAGAAAGGTGTTGCTAATGGTACTAAGACGGAAGCTGCTGCTGCAGTTGGTAAGAAAATCGCTGAGAAAGCTATCGCGGCAGGTATTGAGACTATCGTTTTCGATAGAAACGGTTTCGTATTCCACGGTAGAATTAAAGCTTTGGCTGATGGCGCTAGAGAAGCAGGTCTTAAATTCTAA
- the rplF gene encoding 50S ribosomal protein L6 — MSRIGKAIIEIPAGITISNTNGIVTVKGPKGELSQELTEGISIEEKDGQITVSRPSDSKQHKALHGLYRALINNMIVGASTGFTKQLELVGVGYRASHSGQKLELALGFSHGIVVELPKEVTVDTLTEKGKNPIITLSSHDKQLLGMVAAKIRSFRKPEPYKGKGVKFVGEIIRRKAGKSA; from the coding sequence ATGTCAAGAATTGGTAAAGCAATTATAGAAATTCCCGCTGGTATTACGATTTCCAATACAAATGGTATCGTTACAGTTAAAGGACCGAAAGGAGAACTTTCTCAAGAGTTAACAGAAGGAATTTCGATTGAAGAAAAAGATGGACAAATCACAGTATCTCGTCCATCAGATTCTAAGCAACACAAAGCGCTTCATGGTCTATACAGAGCGCTTATCAACAATATGATTGTTGGTGCTTCTACAGGATTTACTAAGCAATTAGAACTTGTAGGGGTTGGTTATAGAGCATCACACTCTGGTCAAAAATTAGAGTTGGCTCTAGGTTTCTCTCACGGTATCGTTGTAGAACTTCCAAAAGAAGTTACTGTAGATACATTGACAGAAAAAGGTAAGAACCCTATTATTACTCTATCTTCTCACGATAAGCAACTTCTTGGGATGGTGGCTGCAAAGATCAGATCTTTCAGAAAACCTGAACCTTATAAAGGAAAAGGTGTGAAATTCGTAGGTGAAATCATCAGAAGAAAAGCCGGTAAATCTGCTTAA
- the rpsH gene encoding 30S ribosomal protein S8, with product MVTDPISDFLTRVRNAQSAGHKVVEIPASKIKKEITKILFDQGYILNYKFEDNSVQGAIKIALKYDKQTSKPAIKSIQRASRPGLRQYKGTAELPRVLNGLGIAIISTSKGLMTDKKAREEKVGGEVICYVY from the coding sequence ATGGTAACAGATCCAATTTCAGATTTCCTAACTAGAGTAAGGAACGCACAAAGCGCAGGCCACAAAGTGGTGGAAATTCCTGCATCGAAAATCAAAAAAGAGATTACGAAAATTCTTTTTGACCAAGGTTATATCTTAAACTACAAGTTTGAAGACAACAGTGTTCAAGGAGCTATCAAAATCGCTTTAAAGTACGACAAACAAACTAGCAAGCCCGCTATCAAATCTATCCAAAGAGCTTCTAGACCTGGTCTACGTCAGTACAAAGGTACTGCAGAACTTCCAAGAGTTCTTAACGGCTTAGGTATCGCTATCATCTCTACTTCAAAAGGTTTGATGACAGACAAGAAAGCAAGAGAAGAAAAAGTAGGAGGCGAAGTAATTTGCTACGTTTATTAA
- the rpsN gene encoding 30S ribosomal protein S14, translating into MAKESMKARERKREATVAKYAAKRQALKEAGDYEALQKLPKNASPVRLHNRCKLTGRPRGYMRTFGISRVTFREMANAGLIPGVKKASW; encoded by the coding sequence ATGGCTAAAGAATCAATGAAAGCGCGTGAGCGCAAGAGAGAAGCTACAGTAGCTAAGTACGCAGCAAAAAGACAAGCTCTTAAAGAAGCTGGAGATTATGAAGCGCTACAAAAACTTCCAAAAAATGCTTCACCAGTAAGATTACACAACCGTTGCAAACTTACAGGTCGTCCAAGAGGTTACATGAGAACTTTCGGGATCTCGAGAGTAACTTTCAGAGAAATGGCCAATGCAGGTTTAATCCCTGGAGTTAAAAAAGCAAGTTGGTAG
- the rplE gene encoding 50S ribosomal protein L5 produces the protein MEYIARPKQAYKDKIVPAMMEEFGYKSVMQVPKLVKIVVSQGLGAATQDKKIVDYAVEELTTITGQKAVGTVSKKDEAYFKLRKGMPIGAMVTLRANQMYEFLDRLTSSALPRIRDFSGIKAEGFDGRGNYNLGITEQIIFPEIVIDKVKKIQGMDITFVTTAKTDKEAKALLTHFGLPFKKN, from the coding sequence ATGGAATATATCGCAAGACCCAAACAAGCATATAAAGACAAAATTGTTCCTGCAATGATGGAAGAATTTGGGTACAAATCAGTAATGCAAGTGCCTAAATTAGTGAAGATAGTTGTGAGCCAAGGACTTGGTGCAGCTACACAAGACAAAAAAATTGTTGACTATGCTGTAGAAGAATTAACAACTATCACTGGACAAAAAGCAGTGGGTACTGTGTCTAAAAAAGACGAAGCTTATTTCAAACTTAGAAAAGGTATGCCGATTGGTGCTATGGTAACACTAAGAGCAAACCAAATGTATGAGTTCTTAGACAGATTAACTTCTTCTGCGCTTCCGCGTATTAGAGATTTTTCTGGGATCAAAGCAGAAGGTTTCGATGGTAGAGGTAACTATAACTTAGGTATTACCGAACAAATTATCTTCCCAGAAATCGTTATCGATAAAGTAAAGAAAATCCAAGGGATGGACATTACATTCGTGACAACTGCAAAGACAGATAAAGAAGCTAAAGCATTATTAACTCACTTCGGTTTACCGTTCAAAAAGAACTAA